From one Heterodontus francisci isolate sHetFra1 chromosome 17, sHetFra1.hap1, whole genome shotgun sequence genomic stretch:
- the irf8 gene encoding interferon regulatory factor 8, whose protein sequence is MQGIGMVDKNNTGMRRLKQWLIDQIDSDQYPGLVWDDEQKVTFRIPWKHAGKQDYNQEVDASIFKAWAVFKGKYKEGEKAEPATWKTRLRCALNKSPDFEEVTDRSQLDISEPYKVYRIVPEGQQKCKFGNHSNEQGDVTDMDCSPSGSDELMKEVIVDYNGIIKRSHSPPQEDCTSQPQQDWWGRQTIEDSSMLYYANNFGPMQPNSGYCQMIVTFYYGGLPMSRVPVRRSDGCRITVRHAPVNNEAIFGPESMEQVLFPPTSKIMNPRQQQVTNKLLTHLERGVLLLSNNEGIYIKRLCQGRVFWSGPCAPFADRPNKLERDAIVKLFDTKQFLQALQLYNENPQCVLPNNKVIICFGEEFPDMKPINKKLIIVEIEQVKTKQILQAVLQSRNYENNIHLQISNETAEDKLSGILHELCMNSYGYPRPAFSENQQIS, encoded by the exons ATGCAAGG GATCGGAATGGTCGATAAAAACAACACTGGGATGCGCCGTCTCAAGCAATGGTTAATCGACCAGATTGACAGCGATCAGTACCCCGGCTTAGTGTGGGATGATGAGCAGAAAGTCACTTTTCGGATTCCCTGGAAACACGCCGGGAAACAGGACTACAACCAGGAGGTGGACGCTTCAATCTTCAAA GCTTGGGCTGTCTTCAAAGGGAAATATAAAGAAGGTGAGAAGGCAGAGCCTGCAACATGGAAGACAAGACTTCGTTGTGCGCTCAACAAAAGTCCAGATTTTGAAGAAGTAACCGATCGTTCACAGCTCGACATCTCAGAACCATATAAAGTTTATCGGATTGTTCCTGAAGGACAGCAGAAAT GTAAATTTGGCAATCACTCCAATGAACAAGGTGATGTCACTGATATGGATTGCAGCCCATCTGGCTCAGATGAACTTATGAAAGAG GTTATTGTGGATTATAATGGGATAATAAAGAGAAGTCATTCTCCACCACAGGAGGACTGTACAAGTCAACCACAGCAAGACTGGTGGGGACGGCAAACCATTGAGG ATTCTTCAATGCTGTATTATGCCAATAACTTTGGACCCATGCAACCCAATTCAG GGTATTGCCAAATGATTGTCACATTTTACTATGGAGGacttccaatgtcccgggttcctgTACGGCGGTCTGATGGCTGTAGAATCACCGTACGTCATGCTCCCGTCAACAATGAGGCCATATTTGGGCCGGAAAGCATGGAGCAGGTTCTGTTCCCACCTACAAGCAAGATTATGAACCCTCGGCAACAGCAAGTTACAAATAAACTCTTAACTCACCTTGAGCGTGGGGTGCTGTTACTCAGCAACAACGAAGGCATCTATATCAAAAGGCTCTGCCAAGGCAGGGTTTTCTGGAGTGGCCCCTGTGCACCTTTTGCTGACAGGCCGAACAAGCTGGAGAGAGATGCGATAGTGAAGCTATTTGACACAAAGCAATTTTTGCAAG CTTTACAACTTTACAATGAGAACCCCCAATGCGTGCTCCCGAATAACAAAGTGATTATATGCTTTGGAGAGGAATTTCCTGACATGAAGCCCATCAACAAAAAGTTAATTATCGTGGAG ATTGAGCAGGTGAAAACAAAACAGATTTTGCAAGCAGTACTTCAGTCAAGGAATTACGAAAACAACATTCATCTTCAAATTTCCAATGAAACAGCAGAGGACAAATTATCCGGGATTCTTCATGAACTTTGCATGAATAGTTATGGATACCCAAGACCTGCCTTCAGTGAAAACCAGCAAATAAGCTGA